Below is a genomic region from Vibrio cortegadensis.
TGTTAATGGCGAGTATTAATGCTATTTATTCAATAAGGGATAATAGAAATAAAAACACACTAAAGAGTCTTTTTGACTCTGTTTGGTTTTGTCTTTTTGACAACAAAAATGTATTTTCATTGTCTTAACCCTTTAATTATAAAGCATTAAATTCTTGGCCTGAATAATGCAATATGAAATGAGAATTCTTGCTAAACTATTATTAGTGCTTTATCGGGAAGTACCAATAAAGGAGCCACCTTGCTAAATATTACAGACAAAAGTGTTGAAGAGCGTATTCCTGCCTATCTTCGCCTTGGTTTTCGTCCTTTCTTTTTCTTAGGCAGCATTTACGCTGTTATCGCGATTATTGCTTGGGTCATTATGTTCCAAAATGGCCAACCAGACATGCTGCAAGTCCCTGCTTTGTGGTGGCATGTGCATGAGATGCTGTTTGGATTTTCGATGGCGATTGTGGTGGGTTTTGTATTAACTGCAGTGCAAACATGGACTGGAGTCAATGGAACCAAACACCATCGTTTGGCTTTACTCGTCATGCTTTGGGTTATACCTCGAATTTTATTTTGGACTCCTGCTCCTCTATGGTTTATTTCATCCATTGAGGCTCTCTTCTTAGCGCTGTCGGCTTATGAGATCGGGTTTAGAGTGGTACGTTCTAAAGGATGGAAAAATCTGTTTTTCATTCCGCTCTTTGTGCTTGCCATTGTGGCTAACTTTGCTAGCTATGCCACGATAAAAGGAATGCCTCCATTTAGCTCTGCGGCTGTGTGGCAGGCGATGTTGTGGTGGTTTACATTATTATTGTCAGTGATGGGTGGGCGTGTGATCCCATTCTTTACGGCCAAACGCTTTAATTTCGAGAAAGCTCAACCATTGGTGTGGTTAGAGTGGGTGGCAAATTTGCCGTTAGTGAGCTTGTTCGTATTGAGCTTCTTCCCATTAACTTTTTCTCAAATTGGGCAAGAGGTGATGTTATTTGCCGGCATCGCGCAGTTTGTCCGTTTCGCTCGCTGGAAACCGTGGACAACTTTAAGTGAGCCGCTTGTCTGGAGCCTGCATAGTGCTTACCTGTGTATTCCATTAAGCTTGGTGTTGCGTGGCGTGATTGATAACCCATTTGTCAGCCATAACATGTTGCACTTATTTGCGATTGGCGGACTGGGTGGTGTGATTTTAGCGATGATAGCTCGAGTCACAATGGGCCATACGGGTCGTGCTATTTATAAAGGCCCAAGTATGTGGTTGGCCTTTTCTGCTGTTTTACTTGCGGCTTTAGTTCGTAGCTTAGGCGTCGCCTTTATGCCAGAGCAAATGATGCTGATGATCAATATTAGTGCTGTGTTATGGGCGCTGTCATTTGGTATGTTTGTGTGGAAGTTTGGAATGATGTTATTAACGCCAAGAGTTGATGGTCATCCTGGATAATTCACGTGATTAAATGAAACATAAAAAAACCGAGCTCAAATAGAGCTCGGTTTTTTATTATCTGTAGCGAGAAACTCAAAGCTTGGAATTGGAACCGTCAGCCTGAATTAATTAGTTATTACTGTGAAGTTCGCTGTTTAGCTCAACCGCAGATTTATTGGTTAAGCACTCAATTTGACCAGTAATTGAGTTACGACGGAAAAGAAGATCAGTCTTACCAGCAAGGTCACGTGCCTTAGCAATTTCTACTTCTTGGCCTTGGTTATCTAGCATGCGAACTTTTGTTCCTGCAGTAACGTATAGACCTGACTCTACCGTACAACGATCGCCCATAGGGAAACCAAGGCCAGCATTTGCCCCTAACAGACAGTTCTCGCCGATAGAGATCACCATAGTACCGCCACCAGACAGTGTACCCATGATTGATGCACCGCCACCGATATCAGAACCATTTCCAACCACAACACCTGCAGAAATTCGACCTTCAACCATGCTCACACCTGTAGTACCAGCATTGAAGTTGATGAAGCCTTCATGCATTACAGTTGTGCCTTCACCCACATGTGCGCCAAGGCGAACACGGGAAGTATCAGCGATACGAATTCCTGTTGGAACAACGTAATCGACCATTTTAGGGAATTTATCAACGCAATCGACCGTTAACGCTTCACCTGCAAGACGAGCATCAATTTGACGTTCTGCAAGCTCAGGTAAATCGATAGGGCCTTGGTTTGTCCATGCAATGTTATGTAGCAAACCAAAAATGCCATCTAATACTGTGCCATGTGGTTTCACTAGACGGTTTGAGATAAGTTGTAGTTTAAGGAAACCTTCCGCGACCGATTGAGGCTTCTCATCTGTTGCGAGAATAACGGCAACTAATGGCTGGTTTGATTGCGCCGCTTTTTGAGCGAAAGAAGCATTTGCAGTGTCATTGTTTGCTGTGAATACAGCAACAAGCGCTTCGCTTTGAGCCGCTGAAATTTCAAGGGCTTGGTTGCCTTCAGTGTAACCAACCACTTCAGCGACAGCAGAAACGAGCGCATCGCTTGGGTTTAAGAGTGGGCTAGGAAAAAATGCTTCAATGATCTTTCCATCACGGTTTTTAGTTGCTGTGCCGAAGGCAAGAGAAAAAGTCGCCATTATTTAATAATCTCCATATTTGAATTTGTTTCAGTGGGCCAAGCTTTATTGTCTTTCTATGCTGAGCAGGCTTGGACCGTTAAAATCATTTGTTGATAAACATCATAGAGAGAGCACCCTTCAGATGAAAGAGGGCGCGGGTAGAAAGTCTGTAAATAGATATGTGTTGTCTTTATAGCGATAGCTGTCGTCTATAAGAAATTAGCGTGATAGACGTAAAATCAGTTTAAATTGCGAGTGCTTTATAGGCTTGTTCAATCCCTTCGATTAGCATCTGCATTCCAATAACAGCCAAAATAAGCCCCATCATTCTAGTGACTACATTCAATGCGCTTGGTCCAATTGCTTTGACAAATTTTTCTCCAAAAACAAAGAGCACATAGGTTAAGGCACACAGTAACCCGAATGAGATGATGGTAATCACCATTTCGTAAATGCCGCCAGTTGTTGCGAAGTTCATCGCGGTTGCGATGGTTCCTGGTCCGGCGAGAATGGGCATAGCTAATGGGGACACGGCAATACTGAGCGCAGAATCATTTTGCGC
It encodes:
- the dapD gene encoding 2,3,4,5-tetrahydropyridine-2,6-dicarboxylate N-succinyltransferase, which encodes MATFSLAFGTATKNRDGKIIEAFFPSPLLNPSDALVSAVAEVVGYTEGNQALEISAAQSEALVAVFTANNDTANASFAQKAAQSNQPLVAVILATDEKPQSVAEGFLKLQLISNRLVKPHGTVLDGIFGLLHNIAWTNQGPIDLPELAERQIDARLAGEALTVDCVDKFPKMVDYVVPTGIRIADTSRVRLGAHVGEGTTVMHEGFINFNAGTTGVSMVEGRISAGVVVGNGSDIGGGASIMGTLSGGGTMVISIGENCLLGANAGLGFPMGDRCTVESGLYVTAGTKVRMLDNQGQEVEIAKARDLAGKTDLLFRRNSITGQIECLTNKSAVELNSELHSNN
- a CDS encoding NnrS family protein, which codes for MLNITDKSVEERIPAYLRLGFRPFFFLGSIYAVIAIIAWVIMFQNGQPDMLQVPALWWHVHEMLFGFSMAIVVGFVLTAVQTWTGVNGTKHHRLALLVMLWVIPRILFWTPAPLWFISSIEALFLALSAYEIGFRVVRSKGWKNLFFIPLFVLAIVANFASYATIKGMPPFSSAAVWQAMLWWFTLLLSVMGGRVIPFFTAKRFNFEKAQPLVWLEWVANLPLVSLFVLSFFPLTFSQIGQEVMLFAGIAQFVRFARWKPWTTLSEPLVWSLHSAYLCIPLSLVLRGVIDNPFVSHNMLHLFAIGGLGGVILAMIARVTMGHTGRAIYKGPSMWLAFSAVLLAALVRSLGVAFMPEQMMLMINISAVLWALSFGMFVWKFGMMLLTPRVDGHPG